One part of the Sorangiineae bacterium MSr11954 genome encodes these proteins:
- a CDS encoding MBL fold metallo-hydrolase, whose product MITNAETGTRIDEVEAGIYRITTPAQAGPAGFSFNRYLLVDDAPCLFHTGPRGMFQLTAEAISKVIPVSGLRYLGFSHYENDECGALNALLAQAPNARPLCGRINTMINDDAFDRPPHTLGDREALSIGKRTLVWLDAPHLPHAWECGFLFERETSTLLCGDLFTQPGAEHPPVTSHDVLEPSESMRRSLDYFAHAPSSGALLDKLASHRPQLLACMHGSAYRGDGAALLLELKARLARGTS is encoded by the coding sequence ATGATCACCAACGCAGAGACGGGCACGCGCATCGACGAAGTCGAGGCGGGTATTTATCGCATCACCACGCCGGCGCAAGCTGGCCCCGCGGGATTCAGCTTCAATCGATACCTCCTCGTCGACGACGCCCCGTGTCTCTTTCATACGGGTCCGCGGGGCATGTTTCAGCTCACGGCAGAAGCCATCTCCAAGGTGATCCCGGTCTCGGGGCTGCGCTACCTTGGATTTTCGCACTACGAGAATGACGAGTGCGGCGCCCTCAACGCCCTCTTGGCCCAGGCGCCGAATGCGCGGCCGTTGTGCGGCCGTATCAACACGATGATCAACGATGACGCCTTCGATCGCCCTCCGCACACGCTCGGCGACAGAGAGGCGCTGTCCATTGGCAAGCGCACCCTCGTTTGGCTCGACGCCCCCCACCTGCCGCACGCGTGGGAGTGTGGGTTCCTCTTCGAAAGAGAGACGAGCACCTTGCTCTGCGGCGACCTTTTCACCCAACCGGGCGCGGAGCATCCGCCGGTCACGTCGCACGACGTCCTCGAGCCGAGCGAGTCGATGCGTCGCTCGCTCGACTATTTTGCGCATGCGCCGAGCAGCGGTGCGCTCCTCGATAAGCTCGCGAGCCATCGGCCCCAGCTCCTCGCGTGCATGCACGGCAGCGCCTATCGCGGCGATGGCGCGGCGCTCCTCCTCGAGTTGAAGGCGAGGCTCGCCCGCGGCACGTCATAA
- a CDS encoding C39 family peptidase — MRKILGEALLLCTCVVFSAGGCSVDSGSEGASAETSRELQGAASEADAVQAAILLDVPLIQQNPELPRGCEVTSLAMLLNYVGVDVSKMTLAARIDKVPYKENGFFGNPNDGFVGDMYDGAKDGYGAYHAPVKRLADAYIANRVVDLTGRGFDALLTDYVGKGRPVWIISNEFFRPLDDSAFTTWRTRTGNVRITWHEHSVVITGFDANYVYINDPLDLAGKNKRLPRQAFRGAWEQMGSQAISYKASAADCSVRSNGRLYCNNKGGAALYASTTATSNVVDTVRTTYSWFDCWGTGDRHAGGNTTWYHTLGDDNGNWGWTPAVNLSTTSEFDADPSAQGLRRCQP, encoded by the coding sequence ATGCGCAAGATCCTTGGAGAGGCCCTGCTTCTTTGTACCTGCGTCGTTTTTTCCGCCGGTGGCTGTAGCGTCGATAGCGGCTCCGAAGGAGCGAGCGCCGAGACGAGCCGCGAGCTTCAGGGCGCTGCGAGCGAGGCAGACGCCGTTCAGGCGGCTATCCTGCTCGACGTTCCGCTGATTCAGCAGAACCCGGAATTGCCGCGAGGGTGCGAAGTTACGTCGCTCGCCATGTTGCTCAACTACGTCGGCGTCGATGTGAGCAAGATGACCTTGGCCGCCCGAATCGACAAGGTTCCGTACAAGGAGAATGGCTTCTTCGGCAACCCCAACGATGGATTCGTGGGCGACATGTACGATGGCGCCAAAGATGGATATGGCGCCTACCATGCGCCGGTCAAACGTCTCGCGGACGCCTACATCGCGAACCGGGTCGTCGATCTCACGGGCAGGGGCTTCGACGCGCTCCTGACCGATTACGTCGGAAAAGGGCGGCCCGTTTGGATCATCTCGAACGAGTTCTTCCGACCGCTCGATGACTCTGCGTTCACGACGTGGCGTACGCGAACGGGGAACGTTCGCATCACGTGGCACGAGCACTCCGTGGTCATCACGGGCTTCGATGCCAACTACGTCTACATCAACGATCCGCTCGACCTCGCGGGCAAGAACAAGCGGCTCCCGCGACAAGCCTTCCGCGGCGCTTGGGAACAGATGGGGAGCCAGGCCATCTCGTACAAAGCTTCGGCCGCCGATTGCAGCGTCCGCAGCAACGGAAGACTGTATTGCAACAACAAGGGCGGCGCGGCGTTGTACGCGTCGACCACCGCGACGAGCAACGTGGTCGATACCGTGCGCACCACGTACAGCTGGTTCGATTGCTGGGGCACGGGCGATCGCCACGCGGGCGGCAACACCACCTGGTACCACACCCTAGGTGACGACAACGGCAATTGGGGCTGGACCCCGGCCGTCAACTTGAGCACCACCTCCGAGTTCGACGCCGACCCCAGCGCGCAGGGCCTTCGCCGCTGCCAGCCGTGA
- a CDS encoding amidase, with the protein MSDLSTFARLDAVAQAELCAKGEVSPAELFDACMARIEALNPLLRAVVTVVDERPPAPKNGPFRGVPFLVKDAMPWPGLRWSVGSRLFAKNIAAQSPPYGAALEASGLVCAGKTALSEFGLLASTETLLEGITHNPWDLSRSATGSSGGSAVAVAAGLVPIAHANDGGGSIRVPASACGLFGFKPSRGRTLGATLASSDFADMTSDHCISRSVRDSALFLSITEDRAANAPVGYVQSPIARRLRIATFTRTIMGGEPTPAVRRAYEDAVALLTDLGHTVEPIAAPATNPDALADAFFIVIAEAISRIVDFVDKTRGVPVQHDELETFTWELVDTFVARGPDALKVARATLAAAARAHVETTRAYDAVLTPTIATEVWPLGYLSPILGREELIRRTSRGIGYTPLHNVAGCPGMSVPLHFPAGGVPIGMHFAAAPGADALLLGLAYELERARPWRDQWAPYSIPALF; encoded by the coding sequence ATGAGCGATCTTTCGACCTTTGCCCGTCTCGATGCCGTCGCGCAGGCCGAGCTTTGCGCAAAAGGTGAAGTGTCGCCGGCGGAGCTCTTCGACGCGTGCATGGCGCGCATCGAGGCGCTGAATCCCCTCTTGCGCGCGGTGGTGACCGTCGTCGACGAGCGACCGCCCGCGCCGAAGAATGGGCCCTTTCGCGGTGTACCTTTTTTGGTGAAGGATGCGATGCCTTGGCCGGGGCTGCGCTGGTCGGTGGGATCGCGCTTGTTCGCGAAAAACATCGCCGCGCAATCGCCGCCGTATGGCGCAGCGCTCGAAGCCTCGGGGCTGGTGTGCGCGGGCAAGACGGCCCTCTCGGAGTTTGGATTGCTCGCGAGCACAGAAACCTTGCTCGAGGGTATTACGCACAATCCATGGGATCTTTCGCGCTCCGCCACCGGATCGTCGGGCGGGAGCGCGGTCGCCGTGGCCGCGGGGTTGGTGCCGATCGCCCATGCGAACGACGGCGGAGGATCGATCCGCGTCCCCGCCTCGGCCTGCGGGCTCTTTGGCTTCAAACCGAGCCGCGGTCGCACCCTCGGCGCCACGCTGGCGAGCTCGGACTTCGCCGATATGACGAGCGACCACTGCATCAGCCGGTCCGTGCGCGACAGCGCGCTCTTTCTCTCGATCACCGAGGACCGCGCCGCCAACGCGCCCGTCGGATACGTGCAAAGCCCCATTGCGCGAAGGCTGCGCATCGCGACCTTTACGCGCACGATCATGGGCGGCGAGCCGACGCCGGCCGTGCGCCGCGCCTACGAGGATGCGGTGGCGCTCCTCACGGATCTCGGCCACACGGTCGAGCCCATCGCGGCCCCCGCGACGAACCCGGACGCCCTCGCCGACGCGTTCTTCATCGTGATCGCCGAGGCCATTTCCCGCATCGTCGATTTCGTCGACAAGACGCGCGGCGTTCCGGTGCAGCACGACGAGCTCGAGACCTTCACGTGGGAGCTCGTCGACACCTTCGTCGCGCGCGGGCCGGACGCGTTGAAGGTCGCGCGCGCAACGCTCGCCGCGGCGGCGCGCGCCCACGTGGAGACGACGCGCGCCTACGATGCGGTGCTCACGCCCACGATCGCCACCGAGGTCTGGCCCCTCGGCTACCTCTCGCCGATCCTCGGCCGCGAGGAGCTCATTCGACGAACCTCGCGGGGCATCGGCTATACACCGCTCCACAACGTCGCGGGCTGCCCCGGAATGTCCGTGCCCTTGCATTTCCCGGCGGGCGGCGTCCCCATCGGGATGCATTTCGCCGCGGCCCCAGGCGCCGACGCGCTCCTCCTCGGCCTCGCCTACGAGCTGGAACGGGCGCGCCCCTGGAGGGACCAATGGGCGCCGTACTCGATCCCGGCGCTCTTCTGA
- a CDS encoding SMI1/KNR4 family protein, with translation MVDSSSGVAAGADPARVQVILPRGPTPVWLEDRGPRRSEGEIAAFEARIGYPLPADYREFLLRYNGGSPVVGDVVGRDDTDAPYEHGDAVRTFLALPRRVDGPDPEVPGYARLELPEEHPWQTPRNILQIGDDAGGNAFMLDLKSGLVTFWDHASNRPPEDRRVLGDDFFDFLCRFVTLEERAARDAAEKEAERLAIEEGPMPAGVEAYCEQLKGRFPHIRTWVRAACVRVFHEKGYFALHADEASRHVFDLACWLRQATTGKPIDPKVLGDELMTAWSPTRGGFGLGGYAPRFVEDWFADRVARGTLVVARWSLRRRESGARLTDAAIAELVARCGG, from the coding sequence ATGGTCGATTCGAGCTCGGGGGTGGCGGCCGGCGCCGATCCGGCACGGGTGCAGGTGATCCTCCCGCGCGGCCCGACCCCGGTTTGGCTCGAGGACCGCGGACCGCGACGGAGCGAGGGCGAAATCGCCGCCTTCGAGGCGCGCATCGGATATCCACTTCCCGCGGACTACCGTGAATTCCTTCTTCGCTACAACGGAGGAAGCCCGGTCGTGGGCGATGTCGTGGGTCGAGACGACACCGACGCTCCTTACGAGCACGGTGATGCCGTACGCACATTCCTCGCATTGCCAAGGAGGGTCGACGGGCCGGATCCCGAGGTTCCCGGGTACGCGCGCCTCGAGCTACCGGAGGAGCACCCCTGGCAAACGCCGCGCAATATCCTGCAAATTGGAGACGATGCTGGCGGTAACGCGTTTATGTTGGATTTGAAGTCCGGCCTCGTCACGTTTTGGGATCATGCGTCGAACCGCCCGCCAGAGGACCGCCGCGTGCTCGGCGACGACTTCTTCGACTTCCTTTGCCGCTTCGTCACCCTCGAGGAGCGCGCCGCCCGCGATGCCGCCGAGAAGGAAGCCGAGCGGCTCGCCATCGAGGAGGGGCCGATGCCCGCGGGGGTCGAGGCCTACTGCGAGCAACTGAAAGGCCGATTCCCCCATATCCGCACATGGGTGCGCGCCGCGTGCGTGCGCGTCTTTCACGAGAAAGGCTACTTCGCGCTCCACGCGGACGAAGCGTCGCGTCATGTCTTCGATCTCGCGTGCTGGCTCCGGCAGGCGACCACCGGCAAACCCATCGATCCAAAGGTGCTCGGAGACGAGCTGATGACCGCCTGGAGCCCCACGCGCGGCGGCTTTGGACTCGGCGGTTACGCTCCGCGCTTCGTCGAGGACTGGTTCGCGGACCGCGTGGCGCGAGGGACGCTGGTGGTCGCCCGGTGGTCGCTTCGAAGACGAGAGAGCGGAGCGCGGCTCACGGACGCGGCCATCGCGGAGCTCGTGGCGCGCTGCGGGGGGTAG
- a CDS encoding MerR family transcriptional regulator has translation MKGTRRLQLKVGELATRAGVSVRTLHHYDAIGLLRPSHSASGHRLYDQSHVERLLQIKALRQLGFSLDDIARTLNEKKLSLGEALTLRVTRLREEIAARKKLLRRLEAIVQHVDGNRTLSTETIFETMEAMMNVESYFTEEQLAELARRRAALGQEGLEKIQEEWRALIHEVREEADKGTDPSSPRAQELAARWTAIGDAFTGGDRELTSSIRTMWQTETRNVTTMNGFDVAAMRAASDYIVEVMAAKKNS, from the coding sequence GTGAAGGGAACGAGGAGGCTGCAACTCAAGGTCGGCGAGCTCGCCACGAGGGCGGGCGTCTCCGTGCGGACCTTGCATCATTACGATGCGATCGGCCTGCTTCGTCCGAGCCATAGCGCGTCGGGGCATCGCCTTTACGACCAGAGCCATGTCGAGCGCCTCTTGCAGATCAAAGCGCTGCGCCAATTGGGATTTTCGCTCGACGACATCGCCCGCACCTTGAACGAGAAGAAGCTCTCGCTCGGCGAGGCGCTCACCCTGCGGGTCACGCGATTGCGTGAGGAGATCGCGGCGCGGAAAAAGCTTTTGCGGCGGCTCGAGGCCATCGTGCAGCACGTCGATGGCAATCGAACATTGTCTACTGAAACCATCTTCGAAACCATGGAGGCCATGATGAACGTCGAATCGTATTTTACGGAGGAACAACTGGCGGAGCTCGCGCGGCGCCGCGCCGCCCTCGGACAAGAGGGGCTCGAGAAGATCCAGGAGGAGTGGCGCGCGCTCATCCACGAAGTTCGCGAAGAAGCCGACAAGGGCACGGATCCTTCTTCTCCACGCGCGCAGGAGCTGGCCGCGCGCTGGACGGCCATCGGAGACGCCTTTACGGGCGGTGATCGCGAGCTCACCTCGTCGATTCGAACGATGTGGCAAACCGAAACACGAAATGTCACCACGATGAACGGCTTTGACGTGGCGGCCATGCGCGCCGCCAGCGACTATATCGTCGAGGTGATGGCGGCGAAGAAGAATAGTTGA